The following are from one region of the Spirochaetota bacterium genome:
- a CDS encoding AAA family ATPase, with protein sequence MNYEEIVRLGEEVRARGAFVGRIKAAMGSVIVGQDYLIERIIIAFMCGGHILLEGMPGLAKTLVVRAFARSVRASFGRIQFTPDLLPADLVGTRIYNPRDLDFFTRRGPVFTNILLADEINRAPAKVQSALLQAMEERSVTIGDETHALPTPFMVLATQNPIEQEGTYPLPEAQIDRFFMKCVVGYPAKEEERDILLRIETIDAERVEPVAEPAEIFEGARLAGSIHMDDKIVDYIVSLVRETRAPRDKTCARHIEFGASPRASIALMRAARALAFVRGRGYVVPDDIRETGADVLRHRIILTYDAEAEGKNADDVIRAIFDSVEVP encoded by the coding sequence ATGAATTACGAGGAGATCGTGAGGCTGGGCGAGGAGGTGCGCGCGCGCGGCGCCTTCGTCGGGCGGATCAAGGCGGCGATGGGTTCCGTGATCGTGGGACAGGATTACCTCATCGAGCGGATCATCATCGCGTTTATGTGCGGCGGCCATATCCTGCTCGAGGGGATGCCGGGGCTCGCGAAGACCCTGGTCGTGCGCGCGTTCGCGCGCAGCGTCAGGGCATCGTTCGGCCGCATCCAGTTCACCCCCGACCTGCTTCCCGCGGACCTGGTGGGAACCCGCATCTACAACCCCAGGGACCTCGATTTTTTCACGCGGCGGGGTCCCGTGTTCACGAACATCCTGCTCGCCGACGAGATAAACCGCGCCCCCGCGAAGGTGCAGTCGGCCCTGTTGCAGGCGATGGAGGAGCGGTCGGTGACCATTGGCGACGAGACGCACGCGCTTCCCACGCCCTTCATGGTCCTTGCGACGCAGAATCCTATCGAGCAGGAGGGGACCTACCCGCTCCCCGAGGCGCAGATAGACCGCTTCTTCATGAAGTGTGTGGTCGGCTACCCCGCAAAGGAAGAGGAGAGGGACATTCTCCTTCGAATCGAGACCATCGACGCGGAGCGCGTCGAGCCGGTCGCGGAACCCGCCGAAATCTTCGAGGGGGCGCGGCTCGCGGGGAGCATCCACATGGACGACAAGATCGTGGACTACATCGTAAGCCTGGTGCGGGAGACGCGCGCCCCCAGGGACAAGACGTGCGCGCGGCACATAGAGTTCGGGGCGAGCCCACGCGCCTCGATCGCGCTCATGCGCGCGGCGCGCGCGCTCGCCTTCGTGCGCGGGCGCGGCTACGTCGTGCCCGACGACATCCGCGAGACCGGCGCCGACGTCCTGCGCCACCGCATCATTCTCACCTACGACGCGGAGGCCGAGGGTAAAAACGCCGACGACGTGATCAGGGCGATTTTCGATTCCGTCGAGGTGCCGTAG
- a CDS encoding tetratricopeptide repeat protein: protein MYRLTFIRRASGAYALVLAALLLFTAWLDPLRDAVREGNERYAEKDYEGALRSYGDARGYAPAAKLPLLDFNEGDARYMSGDYEAALERFRGAAAPGEDAPRAHSYFNMGNAYYKKGDSARAIDSYVEALKADPDFLPAKRNLEFLAREEHKKNKGDKGQGEKGEGGADALEGQRERDRGRGDAGDGSKTGPGALDRDQVENILKSMRDRPVRRERGKDSGGEHNEKPW from the coding sequence ATGTACCGCCTCACGTTCATTCGAAGGGCATCCGGCGCGTACGCGCTTGTGCTCGCCGCGCTCCTGCTCTTTACCGCCTGGCTTGATCCGCTGCGCGACGCGGTGCGCGAGGGAAACGAACGCTACGCGGAAAAAGACTACGAGGGGGCGCTGCGCTCTTACGGCGACGCCCGCGGGTATGCGCCCGCCGCAAAACTGCCTTTGCTCGATTTCAACGAGGGGGACGCGCGCTACATGAGCGGCGATTACGAGGCGGCGCTTGAACGGTTCCGCGGCGCCGCGGCTCCCGGCGAAGACGCGCCCCGGGCGCACTCATACTTCAACATGGGCAACGCATATTATAAAAAGGGCGACAGCGCCCGGGCGATAGATTCCTATGTTGAAGCGCTCAAGGCGGACCCCGATTTTCTCCCCGCGAAACGCAATCTTGAATTTCTCGCGCGCGAGGAGCACAAGAAAAATAAAGGGGATAAAGGACAGGGCGAAAAAGGAGAGGGCGGGGCCGATGCGCTGGAAGGCCAACGGGAACGGGACCGGGGCAGGGGCGACGCCGGTGACGGCTCGAAAACGGGACCAGGCGCGCTGGACAGGGACCAAGTGGAGAACATACTCAAATCGATGCGGGACAGGCCGGTCCGCCGGGAACGGGGAAAGGATTCGGGAGGGGAGCACAATGAAAAACCCTGGTAG
- a CDS encoding anti-sigma factor antagonist, giving the protein MDITKRTKGEITVLDISGEIDLYNAPEIKDIINKLIEEQKYNVIINLEKVSYIDSSGIGALISSLSNLKKYQGGLKIINVYASVRKVFELTKLTSFFEIFDAEADALASFIK; this is encoded by the coding sequence ATGGATATTACGAAGCGTACGAAAGGCGAGATAACCGTGCTGGATATATCGGGTGAGATAGACCTCTACAACGCCCCGGAGATCAAGGACATCATCAACAAGCTCATCGAGGAGCAGAAATATAACGTGATCATCAACCTGGAAAAGGTGTCGTACATCGACTCGTCCGGTATCGGCGCCCTCATCTCGAGCCTCTCGAATCTTAAAAAATACCAGGGCGGTCTCAAGATCATAAACGTTTACGCGTCGGTGCGCAAGGTGTTCGAACTCACCAAGCTTACGTCGTTTTTCGAGATTTTCGACGCGGAAGCGGACGCACTCGCGTCCTTCATCAAATAG
- a CDS encoding DUF58 domain-containing protein has protein sequence MDTDRKALARRIRLKARKKLNSLFVGEYHSAFKGRGLSFEGVREYRYGDDVRSIDWNVSARMQSLFIKEFAEERELSVALLLDVSGSLEFGSVRPKRALMLEAAALFLFLAGMNNDRVALLLYSDRVEKYVPPRKGRRALAPLIDEAARFVPSGRATRLEAAAQFIDRVLKKRSVVFVISDFRDGGAAAALRRLGRRHDVIPVVVSDPLDFESRFDGLFELRDLETGARALIDAVPGAPGEPRLGGMEAIRLSTDAAIESPVLRFFERRNRARRPREASAR, from the coding sequence GTGGACACCGACCGTAAAGCCCTCGCCAGGCGCATCCGGCTTAAGGCCCGGAAAAAGCTCAACAGCCTTTTCGTGGGTGAGTACCACAGCGCCTTCAAGGGGCGCGGGCTTTCCTTCGAAGGCGTGCGCGAGTACCGGTACGGGGACGACGTGCGCAGCATCGACTGGAACGTATCCGCGCGCATGCAGAGTCTCTTCATAAAAGAGTTCGCGGAGGAGCGAGAGCTTTCGGTGGCGCTCCTGCTGGACGTGTCGGGCTCGCTGGAATTCGGCAGCGTGCGCCCGAAGCGCGCGCTCATGCTCGAGGCGGCGGCGCTCTTTCTCTTTCTCGCGGGCATGAACAACGACCGCGTCGCGCTCCTGCTTTACTCGGACCGCGTTGAAAAATACGTACCGCCCCGCAAGGGGAGGCGCGCGCTCGCGCCCCTCATCGACGAGGCCGCGCGCTTCGTTCCGTCCGGGCGCGCCACGCGGCTCGAGGCGGCCGCGCAATTCATCGACAGGGTGCTCAAAAAACGCAGCGTGGTGTTCGTGATATCGGATTTCAGGGACGGCGGCGCGGCCGCGGCGCTGCGCAGGCTGGGGCGGCGGCACGATGTGATACCCGTGGTCGTATCGGACCCCCTGGACTTTGAAAGCCGGTTTGACGGGCTCTTCGAGCTCAGGGACCTGGAAACCGGCGCGCGGGCGCTTATCGACGCCGTTCCCGGCGCGCCCGGTGAGCCGCGCCTGGGCGGGATGGAGGCGATCAGGTTATCCACGGACGCCGCGATCGAATCCCCGGTGCTCCGGTTCTTCGAGCGCCGCAACAGGGCGCGCAGGCCGCGGGAGGCGTCCGCCCGATGA
- a CDS encoding VWA domain-containing protein: protein MSGLEFREPLWFLLLIPWAGTIAWYLFARVRERETSISVPSIDAYEKAPSLRAATYDYLPLLRAVSTLLLVIALAGPGKSLGFTSVLHPGIDIFVALDVSDSMGSEDFEPKNRLQVAKNVLRDFITLRVHDRIGLVVFSGEACLMSPLTLEHETIAETLDEADLDTVREEGTAIGEALALAASRMPEEKGRTRIVLLLTDGVNNRGSVEPETAARMCARMGIKVYTVGIGSDEPRTAWQGLRSLFKGRHQEFDEATVKEIAAITGGKYFRASSAGVLWENVKDIDALEKSTVRKNEYMEFRDGFMPWLAVAALFFLAEIILRAAVYRKVP from the coding sequence GTGAGCGGGCTTGAATTCAGAGAGCCGCTCTGGTTCCTCCTGCTTATTCCCTGGGCGGGAACGATCGCGTGGTACCTGTTCGCGCGTGTGCGGGAGCGCGAGACCTCCATCTCCGTTCCGTCCATTGACGCGTATGAAAAGGCGCCTTCGCTGCGCGCCGCCACCTACGATTACCTTCCCCTGCTGAGGGCCGTTTCCACGCTTCTGCTGGTGATCGCGCTTGCGGGACCGGGGAAGAGCCTTGGATTTACGAGCGTTCTCCACCCGGGTATAGACATATTCGTCGCGCTGGACGTATCGGACTCAATGGGGAGCGAGGACTTTGAGCCTAAAAATCGTCTGCAGGTGGCGAAGAACGTACTGCGCGATTTCATCACTCTCAGGGTGCACGACCGCATTGGGCTCGTCGTCTTTTCGGGGGAGGCCTGCCTGATGAGCCCGCTCACACTCGAGCACGAAACCATCGCGGAGACGCTGGACGAGGCGGACCTTGACACCGTACGCGAGGAAGGGACCGCGATCGGCGAGGCGCTGGCCCTGGCGGCCTCGCGCATGCCCGAAGAAAAGGGGCGCACCCGTATCGTGCTGCTCCTCACCGACGGCGTGAACAACCGGGGAAGCGTGGAGCCCGAGACGGCGGCCCGCATGTGCGCGCGCATGGGGATAAAGGTGTACACCGTGGGTATCGGGAGCGACGAGCCCCGGACCGCGTGGCAGGGTCTGCGCTCGCTCTTCAAGGGGCGGCACCAGGAGTTCGACGAGGCCACCGTGAAGGAGATCGCCGCTATCACCGGCGGAAAATATTTCAGGGCAAGCTCGGCGGGGGTGCTCTGGGAAAACGTGAAGGACATCGACGCGCTCGAGAAGAGCACGGTCAGGAAAAACGAGTACATGGAGTTCCGGGACGGGTTCATGCCGTGGCTTGCCGTGGCGGCGCTGTTTTTCCTGGCGGAAATAATCCTGCGCGCGGCCGTGTACAGGAAGGTGCCGTGA
- a CDS encoding VWA domain-containing protein codes for MMTFAAAEYWVYVLLIAGCAAGLYAWYLSWKSRVVRKLFPGPGTGDALVPRARRAAIAKNALVFVSIMLAAFVMLRPQWGERDQEGAIEGADVLVALDVSRSMDAQDVNPSRLARAKNAVRLLAESARGGRIGLVLFAGDAYVQCPLTGDIDAFLMFLNSVDTGAIRRQGTDVGRALEASARVFERRRLTARTLVLISDGEDHEGGADAGAERLKELGVTVFTVGVGTEAGAVVPLDDRSALSDHKGGRVRSSKSVATLERIAERTGGECLDITGGLSDMKVVMGALDGSAKTERGRRTVSRKIDRYHGFALALLALLSIEALIPDRRRI; via the coding sequence GTGATGACCTTTGCCGCCGCGGAATACTGGGTTTATGTCCTCCTGATCGCGGGGTGCGCGGCGGGGCTCTACGCGTGGTACCTTTCCTGGAAATCGCGCGTGGTTCGAAAACTTTTCCCCGGTCCCGGGACCGGGGATGCGCTTGTCCCCCGCGCACGGCGTGCGGCGATCGCGAAAAACGCGCTCGTGTTCGTTTCCATAATGCTGGCGGCGTTCGTCATGCTGAGGCCGCAGTGGGGGGAGCGCGACCAGGAGGGCGCGATCGAGGGCGCGGACGTGCTTGTCGCGCTCGATGTGAGCAGGAGCATGGACGCGCAGGACGTGAACCCATCGAGGCTCGCGCGCGCGAAGAATGCCGTGCGGTTGCTCGCGGAATCGGCGCGCGGGGGGAGGATCGGGCTCGTGCTTTTCGCAGGGGACGCCTACGTGCAGTGTCCGCTCACCGGCGATATCGACGCCTTCCTCATGTTCCTGAACTCGGTGGACACGGGCGCAATACGGCGCCAGGGGACCGATGTAGGCAGGGCGCTCGAGGCGTCCGCGCGCGTGTTCGAACGCAGGAGGCTCACCGCGCGCACGCTCGTGCTCATAAGCGACGGCGAAGACCACGAGGGGGGCGCGGATGCGGGTGCGGAACGGTTGAAAGAGCTTGGCGTGACCGTGTTCACGGTGGGTGTGGGCACCGAGGCCGGCGCCGTCGTTCCCCTGGACGACCGGTCCGCATTGTCCGACCACAAGGGCGGCCGCGTGCGCTCGAGCAAGTCGGTCGCAACCCTCGAACGGATCGCGGAGCGCACGGGCGGTGAATGCCTGGATATCACCGGGGGCCTATCGGACATGAAGGTCGTCATGGGCGCGCTTGACGGGTCGGCGAAGACGGAACGCGGCCGGCGCACGGTTTCACGGAAGATCGACCGCTATCATGGCTTCGCCCTCGCGCTGCTCGCGCTTCTTTCCATAGAAGCCCTCATTCCCGACAGGAGGCGTATATAA
- a CDS encoding DUF4398 domain-containing protein, producing the protein MKMRKQSLLIMACCVALALAVACGDPIPIKEMSLAKSMMTQAQSVKADKYAPKELEDAGKLLLDCHSAILDEKWDLSKDLAGKSYEKAKEAFDKSIPLLAKDAMDIAEKSLKEAEEAYAEELAKAEYGQAKDAMKGSSDGFENKKFYEAYEKALEADKLAKNARNAALGKQDTLRDAIREVEVTLDEAAKLNAAEFAPEKMKAAEESKKLAEEALVGTKLKQGFDAVGIAKVSADEAYLEALKGSSREAIVSAEMSLEKAEKSAGALTAKEELAASKEAVGKAKEQFADARYKESLTSSAEAKRLAAIVIGGKAAGGAVIVGAGGATKTGVEGVAAYPVGSTVVGANGEYIVTGEFTPYKVLLNEADRECLWKISQKNYGDWKLWRVIYSANTDQIKNWDLIYPNQVLRLPVLKKVEKK; encoded by the coding sequence ATGAAGATGCGCAAACAGTCTCTTCTAATAATGGCGTGCTGCGTGGCGCTGGCCCTGGCGGTCGCGTGCGGTGATCCCATTCCGATCAAAGAAATGTCCCTCGCGAAATCGATGATGACGCAGGCGCAGTCGGTGAAGGCTGACAAGTACGCCCCCAAGGAGCTCGAGGATGCGGGAAAGCTCCTCCTGGACTGCCACTCCGCGATCCTGGACGAGAAGTGGGATCTCTCCAAGGACCTGGCGGGCAAATCCTACGAAAAGGCGAAGGAAGCCTTCGACAAGTCGATCCCGCTCCTCGCGAAGGACGCGATGGACATCGCCGAGAAGAGCCTGAAGGAGGCCGAGGAGGCCTACGCCGAGGAGCTTGCAAAGGCCGAGTACGGGCAGGCGAAGGACGCGATGAAGGGCTCTTCCGACGGGTTCGAGAACAAGAAATTCTACGAGGCCTACGAAAAGGCGCTCGAGGCCGATAAGCTTGCGAAAAACGCGCGCAACGCGGCGCTGGGCAAGCAGGATACCCTGCGCGACGCCATCCGCGAGGTCGAGGTGACCCTGGACGAGGCCGCGAAGCTGAACGCCGCCGAATTCGCGCCCGAGAAGATGAAGGCCGCCGAGGAAAGCAAGAAGCTCGCCGAGGAGGCGCTCGTGGGGACGAAGCTCAAACAGGGATTCGACGCCGTGGGAATCGCGAAGGTGAGCGCCGATGAGGCCTACCTCGAGGCGCTCAAGGGATCGTCCCGCGAAGCAATCGTGAGCGCGGAGATGAGCCTGGAAAAGGCCGAGAAATCGGCGGGGGCGCTCACCGCGAAGGAAGAGCTCGCCGCATCGAAGGAGGCCGTGGGCAAGGCGAAGGAGCAGTTCGCCGACGCGCGCTACAAGGAGTCCCTGACCTCATCCGCCGAGGCCAAGAGGCTGGCCGCGATCGTTATCGGCGGAAAGGCGGCAGGCGGCGCCGTGATCGTGGGCGCGGGCGGCGCGACGAAAACGGGCGTCGAGGGCGTCGCCGCGTACCCCGTCGGCTCGACGGTAGTGGGCGCGAACGGCGAATACATCGTGACCGGGGAATTCACCCCCTACAAGGTCCTCCTGAACGAGGCCGACAGGGAATGCCTGTGGAAGATATCCCAGAAAAATTACGGCGACTGGAAGCTCTGGCGCGTGATCTATTCGGCGAATACCGACCAGATCAAAAACTGGGACCTGATATATCCCAATCAGGTTCTCAGGCTGCCGGTCCTCAAGAAGGTCGAGAAGAAGTAG